In the Chlorobium limicola DSM 245 genome, one interval contains:
- a CDS encoding magnesium chelatase subunit D family protein, producing MKRKYFPFSAIVGQEDLKKALLLNAVNPRTGGVLVRGEKGTAKSSAVRALGQLLPERQQRAGQGGVSVVTLPLNATEEMVAGGIDFQETMKEGRRIFQPGLLAKAHEGILYVDEVNLLDDHLVDIVLDAASSGENRVEREGMTLVHPSLFVLAGTMNPEEGELRPQLLDRFGLCVEVHGETDPDLRVELMLRREAFDSDPDAFAGHSGDEERRIAEKIAAARLLLPAVRMPSHLRGFISELCRNSNVAGHRADLVIEQAARASAALRGSREVSVGDITGVAPLALVHRRRDPVPPPEERPREPERGEGQENDNPQQPEDDGRKPGEPKENSGEKSAEGPEGDRSRESDGDRQESAEPQEPEDRGEGEERSGTDELFGVAPSFRVRSIVTPKDRKLRRGSGKRSRSRVSQKQGRYTRSTMPRGTDDIALDATLRAAAPFQRYRLNPNGMAVVLQNEDIREKIREKRLGNLLIFVVDASGSMGARGRMAASKGAIMSLLLDAYQKRDKLAMVSFRKEGAVVNLPVTSSIELAARLLRDMPVGGRTPFSAGLVKGYEIAMNYLRKEPQGRPLVILVTDGKANRSIGSSRPLDEAFRIARRVAGEERIRYLVVDTEEPGLVNFGLAKKLAGLLDAWYFRIDDLRADTLVSIVKNMTP from the coding sequence ATGAAAAGAAAATACTTTCCATTTTCGGCGATTGTCGGGCAGGAGGATCTCAAAAAGGCCCTGCTGCTCAATGCGGTCAATCCCCGTACAGGCGGAGTGCTCGTCCGCGGGGAAAAAGGAACCGCCAAATCGAGCGCTGTCAGGGCGCTCGGCCAACTGCTTCCCGAACGTCAGCAGAGGGCCGGGCAGGGAGGGGTGTCGGTCGTTACGCTTCCGCTCAACGCAACCGAAGAGATGGTTGCCGGCGGTATCGATTTTCAGGAAACCATGAAAGAGGGCCGCAGGATTTTCCAGCCGGGGCTCCTTGCCAAAGCCCATGAGGGAATTCTCTATGTCGATGAAGTGAACCTGCTTGACGACCATCTTGTCGATATCGTGCTCGATGCGGCCTCTTCCGGAGAGAATCGTGTGGAGCGCGAAGGCATGACCCTTGTGCATCCCTCGCTGTTCGTGCTTGCCGGCACCATGAATCCCGAAGAGGGCGAACTTCGTCCGCAGCTGCTCGACCGGTTCGGCCTCTGTGTGGAGGTCCATGGCGAAACCGATCCGGATCTGCGGGTGGAACTGATGCTTCGCAGGGAGGCTTTCGACAGCGATCCCGACGCATTTGCCGGACACAGCGGCGATGAAGAGCGGCGGATCGCCGAAAAGATTGCGGCCGCGCGTCTCCTTCTGCCTGCGGTACGGATGCCCTCACACCTGCGGGGGTTCATTTCGGAGCTGTGCCGCAACAGTAACGTCGCCGGCCATCGGGCTGATCTTGTCATCGAGCAGGCCGCACGGGCGAGTGCCGCACTGCGAGGTTCACGGGAAGTGTCGGTTGGCGATATCACCGGAGTGGCTCCGCTCGCTCTCGTCCATCGGCGCAGGGACCCCGTGCCTCCGCCCGAAGAGCGGCCCCGGGAGCCGGAGCGAGGCGAAGGGCAGGAGAACGACAACCCGCAGCAGCCGGAAGATGATGGCCGGAAGCCCGGGGAGCCGAAGGAGAACTCTGGCGAGAAGAGCGCTGAAGGTCCCGAAGGAGACAGGTCTCGAGAGAGCGACGGAGATCGGCAGGAGTCGGCGGAACCGCAGGAGCCGGAAGATCGGGGTGAAGGGGAGGAGCGTTCCGGAACCGATGAGCTGTTCGGCGTAGCCCCCTCCTTCAGGGTCCGCAGCATCGTGACGCCGAAGGACCGCAAACTGCGTCGCGGTTCGGGTAAACGCTCCCGATCGCGGGTTTCGCAGAAACAGGGGCGCTACACCAGGAGCACCATGCCCCGTGGTACCGACGATATCGCGCTTGACGCCACGCTGAGGGCTGCAGCGCCCTTCCAGCGGTATCGCCTGAACCCGAACGGCATGGCGGTGGTTCTGCAGAACGAGGATATACGCGAAAAGATCAGGGAGAAGCGCCTTGGCAATCTGCTCATTTTCGTCGTGGACGCGAGCGGTTCGATGGGCGCAAGAGGCAGGATGGCGGCCTCGAAAGGGGCGATCATGTCGCTTCTGCTCGATGCATACCAGAAGCGCGACAAGCTTGCCATGGTCTCCTTCCGCAAGGAGGGCGCGGTGGTGAATCTGCCGGTCACCTCTTCCATCGAACTTGCCGCGAGACTGCTCAGGGATATGCCGGTAGGCGGGCGCACTCCCTTTTCTGCCGGCCTCGTAAAAGGGTACGAAATAGCGATGAACTATCTGCGCAAGGAACCGCAGGGGCGTCCGCTCGTCATTCTTGTCACCGACGGCAAGGCGAACCGGTCCATCGGTTCGTCCAGGCCTCTCGACGAGGCGTTCCGGATCGCCCGGCGGGTTGCCGGTGAAGAGCGCATCCGCTATCTCGTTGTCGATACCGAAGAGCCCGGTCTCGTCAATTTCGGGCTCGCAAAAAAACTCGCCGGTCTGCTCGATGCATGGTATTTCCGCATCGACGACCTGCGTGCAGATACCCTCGTTTCCATCGTAAAAAACATGACACCATGA
- a CDS encoding ATP-binding protein — MKKKYTYPFTAIVGQEEMKLALILNIINPAISGVLIRGEKGTAKSTAVRALADILPEIGVIGGIPFNLSPGEDPETVRECFAVTGQAMPAADALPVELRKVKVVELPVGATEDRVVGTLDLEHALKAGEKRIEPGLLSGAHRGILYVDEVNLLDDHVVDVLLDSAAMGVNTIEREGVSFSHPARFTLVGTMNPEEGELRPQLLDRFGLCVHVGGITDPQDRVTVMERRFAFEEDPERFFAEWQEASQQLAERIVRARDLCPSVSISRDHLLGIAKSCLNAGVDGHRGDIIIMKTAKTIAAWDGRDSAGAGDIDRAVALALPHRVRRQPLQDMVMDVGSLPGVRQTAP; from the coding sequence ATGAAAAAAAAATACACCTATCCCTTCACGGCCATCGTCGGTCAGGAGGAGATGAAGCTTGCCCTGATTCTCAATATCATCAACCCGGCCATTTCCGGCGTTCTCATACGCGGAGAGAAGGGTACGGCAAAATCGACCGCCGTAAGGGCGCTTGCCGACATCCTTCCGGAGATCGGGGTGATCGGCGGCATTCCGTTCAATCTTTCGCCGGGAGAGGATCCTGAAACGGTTCGGGAGTGCTTTGCGGTTACGGGCCAGGCCATGCCGGCTGCCGATGCGTTGCCCGTCGAGTTGCGCAAGGTAAAGGTGGTCGAACTTCCGGTCGGGGCTACCGAAGACCGGGTCGTCGGCACGCTCGACCTCGAACACGCGCTCAAGGCTGGCGAAAAACGCATCGAACCCGGTCTGCTTTCCGGTGCGCATCGAGGCATTCTCTACGTTGACGAGGTGAACCTGCTCGACGACCATGTGGTCGATGTACTGCTCGATTCTGCCGCAATGGGCGTGAACACCATCGAACGCGAAGGGGTATCGTTTTCCCATCCGGCGCGGTTCACCCTCGTCGGCACCATGAATCCGGAGGAAGGGGAGCTTCGTCCGCAGCTGCTCGACCGTTTCGGCCTCTGCGTGCATGTCGGAGGGATTACCGATCCCCAGGACCGGGTGACGGTCATGGAGCGGCGGTTCGCCTTCGAGGAAGATCCTGAACGGTTTTTCGCCGAATGGCAGGAGGCGTCGCAACAGCTTGCCGAAAGAATCGTTCGGGCCCGCGATCTCTGTCCGTCCGTTTCGATAAGCCGCGACCATCTTCTCGGGATAGCGAAAAGCTGCCTGAATGCAGGCGTTGACGGACACCGGGGAGACATCATCATCATGAAAACGGCGAAAACCATCGCAGCCTGGGATGGACGCGACAGCGCCGGCGCCGGGGACATCGATCGGGCTGTCGCGCTCGCCCTTCCGCACCGGGTGCGCCGGCAGCCCCTTCAGGATATGGTGATGGACGTCGGTTCCCTTCCCGGCGTGCGGCAGACGGCGCCGTAA
- a CDS encoding cobaltochelatase subunit CobN, with translation MITIAYYNNIHSSAIWHQLASVVRPEGIELLSFGFGGEEPFVERLDNGSIDVLLANVPPEAPGLQGVLPKMMRVPVRVALHPGLPESFSTLPDSELQTIRDYFRVLSKENFHNGLRRLAGLDHGPCRPACTTGIYHPESEHAFESVAGYVAWLRARGMFSEHAPVAGIIIHYTLLAEGNHADVDALVAALSEGGVIPFCVFCDSEAATMQNDRYPWHRLFSSDELPPDIILNFLLGRLIATTEDRRVLQDLDAPVIQLIRNFMLSPEEWLADPVGISAMTLTHSLVQPEMFGAIDPVMVSGTVRNPGDPPMVRTAVPVAERIGMVVKRVKRWARLRHAPNGEKRIALILHNNPCKGVESTIGMAAGLDTFESLLLLLRRMRHEGYDVGELPESGDALLAMIHDRKALLEFRWTTADEILRKGGVLHAVNQEEYQSWFGSLDETVRSRMNTDWGVFPGEGMALEVEGKQHLLITGLRFGKVLVMAQPKRGCYGARCDGEVCRILHDPGISPPHHWLATYFWIQQECDAVVHFGTSGALEYLPGKRAVLSGNCFSDISLGDLPNIYPYIMDTPGEGMMAKRRGRAVIVDHLTPACRPAVLNTELQRYDELLGEYRRAVDGMETARQETLQEELLDLGVGLRFLPEGATIAQLHAEVETLSRRMSLLKLSMVPEGMHLFGQPPSLRAVSSMLLCALPRLGEAFPSAEELSLLHPVSAGDDFTKAADIISAIVDPASAESGVREAASRLPERFRRWCVETAEGIGRAGDEIRNVLRALEGRYIEAGLGDAPSSGKPDVLPSGRNFYAADIMTMPTEAAWTIGSGMADMLLEKFWREEGRFPESIGMSLWSSDAFKSDGELLSQIFALMGVRPVRQASGRVGAIAVTPLDELAITIDGVAMPRPRIDVTIETSSIVRDMVPHFLALIDKAVAAVSALEEEPAESNFVRKHTLEQLAALQESHAGKMEASLMQRLSLYRVFSSPPGTYANGVALALDASAWNERRDLAETYINHSGYAYGGGQLDQGVKAYDLFSRQLARVEISCIKQTSGEYDALDCGCYAASAGGMAAAATVLSGKAVKTWWADTTRPGNPDIRDFRDEAERSVRAKLCNEAWIASMKEHGFQGAQGFASRINNLFKWSATTGEVETWVFEQVVETFVQNEENREWIRQQNPYALEEITRRLLEAEARGLWDARPDLLDAVKQAALSIEGDLEERIGDVEGAFQGGRIDIFTGEEVERWKREWRIRKSVGNGEG, from the coding sequence ATGATCACCATCGCATACTACAACAACATCCACAGTTCGGCTATCTGGCATCAGCTTGCCTCTGTGGTCCGCCCGGAGGGGATAGAGCTGCTTTCGTTCGGTTTCGGCGGCGAAGAGCCATTTGTCGAACGTCTCGACAACGGCTCCATCGACGTGCTGCTGGCAAATGTTCCTCCCGAAGCGCCCGGTCTGCAGGGCGTGCTGCCGAAGATGATGCGGGTTCCGGTAAGGGTCGCCCTGCATCCTGGTCTGCCGGAATCCTTTTCCACCCTTCCGGACTCCGAACTGCAGACGATCCGTGACTATTTCAGGGTGCTCTCGAAAGAGAATTTCCATAATGGCCTGCGCCGGCTTGCCGGTCTCGATCACGGGCCCTGCCGTCCGGCCTGCACGACAGGCATCTATCACCCTGAGAGCGAACACGCTTTCGAGAGTGTCGCCGGCTACGTCGCGTGGCTCAGGGCGCGAGGCATGTTTTCGGAGCATGCTCCGGTCGCCGGTATCATCATACACTACACCCTGCTGGCGGAGGGCAACCATGCCGATGTCGATGCGCTTGTCGCAGCGCTTTCGGAAGGAGGAGTCATTCCGTTCTGCGTTTTCTGCGACAGCGAGGCGGCCACCATGCAGAACGACCGCTATCCGTGGCATCGCCTGTTCTCCTCAGACGAACTGCCCCCCGACATCATCCTGAACTTCCTGCTCGGGCGCCTGATCGCCACGACCGAAGATCGCCGGGTGCTGCAGGATCTCGACGCGCCCGTGATACAGCTTATCCGGAATTTCATGCTTTCTCCCGAGGAGTGGCTCGCCGATCCCGTCGGCATCAGCGCCATGACCCTGACCCATTCGCTGGTGCAGCCGGAAATGTTCGGCGCCATCGACCCGGTCATGGTGTCCGGAACGGTTCGCAATCCCGGCGATCCGCCAATGGTGCGCACCGCCGTTCCCGTCGCCGAGCGTATCGGCATGGTCGTGAAGCGGGTGAAGCGCTGGGCCCGTCTGCGCCATGCGCCGAACGGCGAAAAGCGCATCGCACTCATTTTGCACAACAATCCCTGCAAGGGAGTCGAGAGCACTATCGGCATGGCGGCAGGACTCGATACCTTCGAAAGCCTGCTGCTGCTCCTGCGGCGGATGCGGCACGAAGGGTACGATGTCGGGGAACTTCCCGAATCCGGTGATGCGCTGCTCGCCATGATCCATGATCGCAAGGCGCTGCTTGAGTTCCGCTGGACAACGGCTGACGAGATTCTGCGAAAGGGAGGTGTCCTGCACGCCGTGAACCAGGAGGAGTACCAGAGTTGGTTCGGCTCCCTTGACGAAACGGTACGCAGCCGTATGAATACCGACTGGGGCGTTTTTCCCGGAGAGGGCATGGCGCTCGAAGTCGAAGGAAAGCAGCATCTGCTCATCACCGGGCTCAGGTTCGGCAAGGTGCTGGTGATGGCGCAGCCGAAACGTGGCTGCTATGGTGCACGCTGTGACGGAGAGGTGTGCCGTATCCTGCACGATCCCGGCATATCGCCTCCCCACCACTGGCTGGCGACCTATTTCTGGATACAGCAGGAGTGTGATGCCGTCGTGCACTTCGGAACGAGCGGCGCGCTGGAATATCTTCCCGGCAAACGGGCGGTGCTCTCAGGCAACTGCTTCAGCGACATTTCGCTCGGCGACCTGCCGAACATCTATCCCTACATCATGGATACCCCGGGAGAAGGCATGATGGCAAAACGAAGGGGACGCGCGGTCATCGTCGATCATCTCACCCCGGCTTGCCGTCCGGCAGTCCTGAACACGGAACTGCAGCGTTACGATGAACTGCTGGGCGAATACCGGCGAGCGGTCGATGGCATGGAGACGGCGCGACAGGAAACCCTGCAGGAGGAACTGCTCGATCTCGGAGTCGGATTGCGCTTTCTGCCGGAAGGCGCAACGATCGCCCAACTGCATGCGGAGGTCGAAACCCTCTCCCGCCGGATGTCGCTGCTGAAACTTTCGATGGTTCCGGAGGGGATGCATCTCTTCGGTCAGCCGCCGTCGCTTCGGGCGGTGTCGTCCATGCTGCTCTGCGCACTGCCGCGTCTCGGCGAGGCATTTCCTTCGGCAGAGGAACTCTCGCTCCTGCATCCGGTTTCTGCGGGGGACGATTTCACAAAAGCTGCCGATATCATTTCCGCGATTGTCGATCCGGCATCAGCGGAATCCGGGGTGAGGGAGGCCGCAAGCCGTCTTCCGGAACGGTTCAGGAGGTGGTGTGTCGAAACCGCGGAGGGTATTGGCCGCGCAGGCGACGAAATTCGGAATGTTCTGCGGGCTCTTGAAGGCCGCTACATCGAAGCAGGACTCGGCGATGCCCCTTCGTCGGGCAAGCCGGACGTGCTCCCGTCAGGCAGAAACTTCTACGCTGCCGACATCATGACCATGCCGACGGAAGCAGCCTGGACAATCGGATCCGGAATGGCCGATATGCTGCTTGAAAAGTTCTGGCGCGAAGAGGGCCGCTTTCCCGAAAGCATCGGCATGAGCCTCTGGAGCTCCGACGCTTTCAAGTCCGACGGCGAGCTGCTCTCCCAGATCTTCGCCCTCATGGGGGTCAGGCCGGTGCGGCAGGCGAGCGGCAGGGTAGGTGCGATCGCCGTCACGCCTCTCGACGAACTGGCGATCACCATCGACGGTGTCGCCATGCCGAGGCCGAGAATCGATGTCACCATCGAAACCAGCAGCATCGTTCGCGATATGGTTCCCCATTTTCTTGCGCTCATCGACAAGGCGGTCGCCGCCGTCAGCGCCCTCGAGGAGGAACCGGCGGAATCCAATTTCGTCAGGAAGCATACCCTCGAGCAGCTTGCCGCCCTGCAGGAGTCCCACGCCGGGAAGATGGAAGCGTCGCTTATGCAGCGCCTGTCGCTCTACCGGGTGTTTTCCTCGCCGCCCGGCACCTATGCCAACGGGGTGGCCCTCGCTCTCGACGCTTCGGCATGGAACGAACGGCGTGACCTTGCCGAGACCTACATCAACCACTCCGGCTACGCCTATGGGGGCGGGCAGCTCGATCAGGGGGTCAAGGCGTACGACCTGTTCAGCCGCCAGCTTGCAAGGGTCGAAATCTCGTGCATAAAGCAGACTTCCGGGGAGTACGATGCGCTCGACTGCGGCTGCTATGCCGCAAGCGCCGGGGGAATGGCCGCGGCCGCAACGGTGCTGTCGGGAAAAGCCGTGAAAACCTGGTGGGCCGATACGACCCGCCCCGGCAATCCCGATATCCGCGATTTCAGGGATGAGGCCGAGCGTTCGGTTCGAGCAAAGCTCTGCAACGAGGCATGGATAGCATCCATGAAAGAGCACGGTTTCCAGGGAGCCCAGGGGTTCGCTTCGCGTATCAACAACCTCTTCAAATGGAGCGCCACGACGGGCGAGGTGGAGACCTGGGTGTTCGAGCAGGTGGTGGAGACCTTCGTGCAGAACGAGGAGAACCGCGAGTGGATTCGACAGCAGAACCCGTACGCGCTCGAAGAGATTACCCGCCGACTGCTCGAGGCCGAAGCGAGGGGGCTCTGGGATGCCAGGCCGGACCTGCTCGACGCGGTCAAGCAGGCGGCCCTCTCCATCGAGGGAGATCTCGAAGAGCGGATCGGCGATGTCGAAGGAGCGTTTCAGGGTGGACGGATCGACATTTTTACCGGCGAGGAGGTCGAGCGGTGGAAACGTGAGTGGAGGATAAGGAAGAGTGTGGGTAATGGGGAAGGATGA
- a CDS encoding TonB-dependent receptor produces MKSYSVKKVFRTAGLLAVLVSVWLPEASAESRVITGVVTSRDDGSPLPGATIRIEGSGAGTVTDSRGEYTLTLPDNAGRVTVSSIGYATRYLKPGQGKLLNVALAESAQSAGEIVVSSTRSQEQLKNIPRKIEVITSKDIEALDPASASELLKKTAGVDVIEYPGMLSGVSIRGFVPNAGSYYNAEYVSYLLDGRPLGTRNLAAVDMNMVERVEVIKGPSSALYGSQGMGGTINFISKKSQGPIKGKVSLGYGSFETFDGSGAIGGSISDRFDFDLGFRYFSQNEDYKIGNNSLISDPSPEMVEDGIGTMRNSTYSSNSGSLRIGYRLSDSFRLDLRGAFFNAPSVHTPGSIWGYYEDGLKDVFRKTADISLTGTAGRHHVKFMPYWSEDESRNLKSASGKTFAYFEGQNEEYGFQLQDAVTIGRHRVTAGVDYNTSTYKTQRHSAPGVSIAPYSPDGRTSSLGLFAEAGLSFFDGRLVVTPGMRYDMSTFAMLDTPLIADVDTEETHDGFFSPSLAFQYSFLPALKTHASIGRAFVSPSALQKAGEYIDTYGWTVRGNPDLEPETSVTWDAGLTWSDEKRGLRADVTYYDTEWEDFITTESTSDGSKIKTYVNAASARLRGMEFELSYDFGAMADYRYSLRCYASYTRQIEAEVTKNGVGSPMKYVRAGLGSFGIEYNDFHLLNARLSARYLGSRYEDNYFTSIRPTLKNSVLEHEPALVFDATVGVSIDGKNSVALTVKNLLDENYTEKDGYNMPGRSFGVKYTVTF; encoded by the coding sequence ATGAAATCCTACTCAGTTAAGAAAGTTTTTCGTACGGCGGGACTGCTTGCCGTACTTGTGTCGGTATGGCTGCCGGAAGCCTCGGCCGAAAGCCGGGTCATAACCGGGGTCGTCACCAGCCGCGATGACGGCTCTCCTCTGCCCGGAGCAACGATTCGGATCGAGGGAAGCGGCGCAGGGACGGTTACCGATTCGCGCGGCGAATACACGCTGACCCTTCCTGATAATGCGGGCCGGGTGACGGTGAGCTCTATCGGTTACGCAACGCGGTATCTCAAACCCGGTCAGGGGAAGCTGCTCAATGTCGCTCTTGCCGAAAGCGCGCAGTCGGCAGGCGAGATCGTAGTTTCGTCGACACGTTCCCAGGAACAGCTGAAGAACATACCGCGCAAGATCGAGGTGATCACCAGCAAGGATATCGAGGCACTCGATCCGGCAAGCGCTTCGGAACTGCTCAAGAAGACTGCCGGCGTTGACGTCATCGAGTATCCCGGCATGCTTTCGGGGGTCTCGATCAGGGGATTCGTTCCGAATGCCGGCTCGTATTACAATGCCGAGTATGTCTCGTATCTGCTTGATGGCAGGCCGCTTGGCACGAGAAACCTCGCGGCGGTCGATATGAACATGGTCGAGCGGGTCGAGGTGATCAAAGGGCCTTCATCGGCACTGTACGGATCGCAGGGCATGGGAGGCACCATCAACTTCATTTCGAAAAAGTCCCAGGGACCCATCAAAGGCAAGGTATCGCTCGGCTACGGCAGCTTCGAAACCTTCGACGGCAGCGGCGCGATCGGCGGTTCGATCAGCGACCGTTTCGATTTCGATCTCGGTTTCCGCTATTTCAGCCAGAACGAGGATTACAAGATCGGCAATAACTCGCTCATCTCGGATCCCTCCCCGGAGATGGTCGAGGACGGGATCGGCACCATGCGGAATTCGACCTATTCCAGCAATTCCGGTTCGCTCCGCATCGGCTACCGTCTCAGCGACAGTTTCAGGCTCGACCTGCGTGGCGCGTTTTTCAACGCTCCCTCGGTTCATACGCCCGGTTCCATCTGGGGTTATTATGAAGACGGATTGAAGGATGTCTTCCGCAAAACCGCGGATATTTCCCTTACCGGTACGGCGGGACGACACCATGTCAAATTCATGCCCTACTGGTCTGAAGACGAGAGCCGAAACCTGAAGAGCGCCTCGGGCAAGACGTTCGCCTATTTCGAAGGTCAAAACGAGGAGTACGGTTTTCAGCTGCAGGATGCCGTAACCATCGGCAGGCATCGCGTGACGGCCGGCGTCGATTACAATACATCGACCTACAAAACCCAAAGGCACAGCGCTCCAGGGGTTTCCATCGCTCCCTACAGTCCGGACGGCAGGACCAGCAGCCTCGGCCTCTTTGCCGAAGCCGGGCTCTCGTTCTTCGACGGGCGGCTTGTCGTCACTCCGGGAATGCGTTACGACATGAGCACCTTTGCCATGCTTGATACGCCGCTGATCGCGGACGTGGATACGGAAGAGACGCATGACGGGTTTTTCAGCCCATCGCTGGCTTTCCAGTACTCATTCCTGCCTGCACTGAAGACCCATGCGAGCATCGGTCGGGCGTTTGTGTCGCCCTCCGCGTTGCAGAAGGCCGGCGAGTATATCGATACCTATGGCTGGACGGTGCGGGGCAACCCGGATCTGGAGCCGGAAACGAGCGTGACCTGGGATGCCGGTCTGACCTGGAGCGACGAGAAACGGGGATTGCGGGCCGATGTCACCTACTACGATACCGAGTGGGAGGATTTTATCACAACGGAAAGCACCAGCGACGGCAGCAAGATCAAAACCTATGTCAATGCGGCAAGCGCCAGGCTGAGGGGCATGGAGTTCGAACTCTCCTACGATTTCGGAGCGATGGCCGATTACCGTTATTCCTTGCGCTGCTATGCCAGTTACACCCGTCAAATCGAAGCCGAGGTGACAAAGAACGGCGTCGGGAGCCCGATGAAATACGTTCGCGCCGGGCTCGGCTCGTTCGGTATCGAGTACAACGACTTCCATCTTCTCAATGCCCGTCTCAGCGCCCGTTACCTGGGTTCCCGTTACGAGGATAACTATTTTACGTCGATACGTCCGACGCTGAAGAATTCCGTTCTTGAGCATGAACCGGCTCTCGTGTTCGATGCGACGGTCGGCGTTTCCATCGACGGGAAGAACAGCGTCGCCCTGACGGTGAAGAACCTTCTGGATGAAAACTACACCGAAAAGGATGGTTACAACATGCCGGGCAGGTCGTTCGGCGTGAAATATACGGTAACGTTCTGA
- a CDS encoding ABC transporter substrate-binding protein, giving the protein MRFVSFRIMRAVLVTVLPLLLLAGCRQERERPVRRAAKRDVEQEIPLRYARRFTMKKVGSCTLIEIRKPKGARLGVFYRYLLVPEGETAPSGYPDALVVATPVRKVTCGLGLQVAMIGQLDRIESIAGVGMGKWTGNPEIRRKMAAGEVLETGMSADMNMEAMVSIDPDIAFVYSSGSDTDIHDKLLSMGIRPGLVCMHLEEHPLGVLEWIRFFGAFYGREKEAEACFRSAAERYEKLETSVKDSFSVCPTVIVGHATRGIWTTHGSSAWFIRFLHDAGARYILEESGEYEENPVSLEHALKVGIEAEYWVNPRYNAKTITDLLGDDKRYQYFSSVKFGKVFNNDNLTFDDGRTLFWETGMMEPDEVLRDLVAIFHPGLVPGHRMKYYRRMMR; this is encoded by the coding sequence ATGAGATTCGTTTCATTCCGGATCATGCGGGCAGTACTGGTGACGGTACTGCCCCTTCTGCTGCTGGCGGGGTGCCGGCAGGAGCGGGAACGGCCGGTCAGAAGGGCTGCGAAGAGGGACGTGGAGCAGGAAATTCCCCTGCGTTACGCCCGCCGTTTTACCATGAAAAAGGTTGGTTCCTGTACCCTCATCGAGATCAGGAAGCCGAAGGGGGCCAGGCTCGGGGTGTTCTATCGCTATCTGCTCGTTCCCGAAGGAGAAACCGCGCCTTCCGGGTATCCTGACGCCCTGGTTGTGGCTACTCCTGTCAGGAAAGTAACCTGCGGTCTGGGGCTGCAGGTAGCCATGATCGGGCAGCTCGACCGGATTGAAAGCATAGCGGGGGTGGGCATGGGGAAGTGGACGGGAAACCCTGAGATCCGCCGGAAGATGGCTGCCGGAGAGGTGCTCGAGACGGGCATGTCCGCCGATATGAACATGGAGGCCATGGTGAGCATCGACCCTGATATCGCCTTCGTCTACTCGTCGGGAAGCGATACCGACATCCATGACAAACTGCTTTCGATGGGCATCAGGCCGGGGCTGGTGTGCATGCACCTCGAGGAGCATCCTCTCGGCGTTCTGGAGTGGATACGGTTTTTCGGTGCGTTTTATGGCAGGGAGAAGGAGGCGGAGGCCTGTTTCAGGAGCGCAGCGGAACGTTATGAAAAACTCGAAACATCGGTGAAGGATTCTTTCAGCGTGTGTCCGACGGTTATTGTCGGCCACGCCACCAGAGGCATCTGGACCACGCATGGTTCGAGCGCATGGTTCATCAGGTTCCTGCACGACGCAGGAGCGCGCTACATACTCGAAGAGAGCGGCGAATACGAAGAGAATCCGGTCAGTCTCGAACACGCCCTCAAGGTCGGCATCGAAGCCGAATACTGGGTCAATCCCCGGTACAATGCGAAAACCATTACCGACCTGCTTGGCGATGACAAGCGCTATCAGTATTTCTCTTCGGTCAAATTCGGCAAGGTGTTCAACAACGATAACCTCACCTTCGACGACGGACGGACGCTGTTCTGGGAGACGGGCATGATGGAACCGGACGAAGTGCTCAGGGATCTCGTCGCGATTTTTCATCCCGGGCTGGTTCCGGGGCATCGAATGAAATACTATCGCAGGATGATGCGCTGA